The following is a genomic window from Citrifermentans bemidjiense Bem.
GCAGGTGATCGACAACGCCATAAAGTTCTCCAAGGATACCGGACTTGTCTGCGTCACCATGAGAAACCGCGCCGGCAGTTGCCAGATCTCGGTGGAAGACAACGGCATCGGCATACCCAAGGAGCAGTTGCCCAAGATCTTCGAGAAGTTCTACCAGGTGGACGCCGATCGGACCGGGCAGGTCCGCGGCTTCGGCCTCGGCCTTTTCTACGCCCGCCTGTTCATCAGGATGCACGGCGGCAGCATCAGCATCGAAAGCGAGCTGAATGTCGGCACCCGCGTCCTCATCAGCATCCCCCACACTACCAGTCAAAGCCCCTGATAGATCGTAGCATCGGCCTTTCAGTCAAACCCTCTTTGAAGTTGATTATTTCCCTCTATCTGCTATATTAACGTCTTTCAAAACGGCCATAAACTATGAAAGAGGCGCCAATGCAGCAACTCATAGAAAAGGCGAGCACACTCATGGAGGCGCTCCCTTATATCAGACGTTTTTCCGGCAAGACTATCGTCATCAAGTACGGCGGCCACGCGATGGCTGATGAGAAGCTCAGGAAGTCTTTCGCACTCGACGTCATCCTGCTCAAATACATTGGCATCAATACCGTGGTAGTACACGGCGGCGGTCCGCAGATAAACGAGACACTGAAGCGCTACGGCATAGTGTCAGAGTTCGTGAAGGGGATGCGCGTCACCGATAAAGAGACGATGGGCGTCGTGGAGATGGTCCTGACCGGGCAGGTCAACCGCGAGGTGGTGGGATACATCAACCAGAACGGCGGCCGCGCGGCCGGACTCTCCGGCAAAGACGGCGACCTCTTGATCTGCGAGAAGCTGCTGCAGGAAGTAAAGAGCGAAGACGGCAGCACCGAGACGGTCGACATCGGTTTCGTCGGCGACGTAGTCGAGGTGAACCCCGCCATATTACAGGCATTGGAAAAGGGGGGCTTCATACCGGTCATAGCGCCGGTAGGAGTAGGTCGAGCCGGGGAGAGCTACAACATCAACGCCGACGTCGTGGCCGGCAAGGTCGCGGCCGCCCTTAACGCCGAAAAACTGATCCTTTTGACCGACGTCTCGGGAGTGAAGAGCAAGGAGGGGGAACTCCTCTCCAGCATCCCGCTCGCCGATGTCCCCGCCCTCATCGACAACGGCACCGTCACCGGCGGGATGATCCCCAAGGTCACCTGCTGCACCGACGCGCTTGCCGCCGGGGTCAAGAAGGCCCACATCGTGGACGGCCGGATCGAGCACGCGATCCTGCTGGAGATCTTCACCAACGTCGGGATCGGGACGGAAATACAGGCTTAACTGCCAACTGCCGTTCAACGTTCAATGTTCGACAAAATTCGAGCCAGTAGAAGCCTCACCGTACGGCGCCGTCACAGTGAGAAGGACAACTAGCCCACGCCCCCCTCGAACGTTGAACATCGAACCTCGAACAGTTTTGGGATGGATGGTACGGCGCCGTCACAGTGAAGAGACAACGCTGCCGACGCCGCCTCTCGAACGTTGAACCCGGAACGTTGAACGGTTTCTAGGAGATTCTATGAATTCAGCAGCATGGATGGAAAAAGCTGACAAATATATCATGAAGACCTACGGCCGCTATCCGCTGGTCCCGGTGAAGGGCGATGGATGCTACCTGTGGGACGCGGACGGCAAGAAGTACCTGGACTTCCTCGCGGGGGTCGCGGTGAACAACCTGGGGCACTGCCACCCGAAGGTGACGGCGGCCCTCGCCAAGCAGGCGGCGGAGCTGATCCACTGCTCGAACTACTACCATATCCCGCAGCAGATCGAACTGGCCGAGCTTCTTTGCGGACTCTCCTTCGCGGACAAGGCGTTCTTCTGCAACTCGGGCGCCGAGGCTAACGAGGCGGCCATCAAGCTGGCCAGGAAGTACAGCCGCGAGAAGTACGGCGTCGACCGCTACGAAATCATCACCGCCATCTCCTCCTTCCACGGCCGCACCATGGCCACGGTCTCGGCGACCGGGCAGGAGAAGGTGCAGAAATTCTTCGATCCCCTGCTGCACGGGTTCCGCCATGTGCCGTTCAATGACGCCAAGGCGCTCAAGGAGGCCATCGGCCCCTGCACCTGCGCCATCATGCTGGAGCCGATCCAGGGCGAGGGTGGCGTGGTGGTCCCGGACGCCGCCTACTTCCAAAAGGTGCGCCAGATTTGCGACGAGAACAACCTGATCCTCATCTTCGACGAGGTGCAGGTGGGGATGGGCAGGACCGGGAAGATGTTTGCCCACGAGCACTTCGGCATCACCCCCGACATCATGACGCTGGCCAAGGCGCTGGCCGGCGGCGCCCCCATCGGGACCATGCTCGCCACCGAGAAGCTTGCGGCAGCCTTCTCCCCAGGAACCCACGGCTCCACTTTCGGCGGCAACCCGCTGGTCACCGCCGCCGCCGTCGCCACCATCAGGGCCATGCAGGAAGAAGGGGTCCTGAACCACTGCGAGGAGATCGGCGAGTACCTGATGGGCGAGTTGGAGGCGCTGAAGCATAAGTTCCCCGGGTTCATCACCGACGTGCGGGGCATCGGCCTCATGATCGGGGTCGAGCTTTCCATCCCCGGCGGCGACCTGGTGAAGACCGCCCTCTCCCGGGGGCTCCTCTTGAACTGCGCCCAGGAAAAGGTGCTCCGTTTCGTGCCGCCCTTGATCGTCGGAAAGAAAGAAGTGGACGAGATGCTCAGCATTTTGACCGGAATTCTGCAGGAACTTTAACTGCTCCCTCCCCCTCCCTTGACGGGAGGGGGAAGTTGATATGAGGTGCCGGCTCGGCCGGCACCATTAAAACTAGAAACGAGACCACACCACATGAAAAGAGACTTCCTCGCGCTGAGCCAGTTCTCGAAGGCTGAACTGGACGCGATCTTCCTGTTGACCAAAGAGCTCAAGGAAAAGCAAAAAAAGGGCGTCGAGCACCACCTTTTGAAAGGGAAGTCCCTCGCCATGATCTTCGAGAAGTCCTCCACCCGCACCAGGCTCTCCTTCGAGATCGGGATGTACCAGCTGGGAGGGCACCCGCTCTTCATCTCCAGCAAGGACTCGCAGATGGGTCGCGGCGAGCCGATCAAGGACACCGCCCGCGTCATGGCGCGCTACTGCGACGGCGTCATGATCCGTACCTTCGCCCAGGAGACGGTGGAAGAGTTCGCCAAATACGCCTCCGTCCCCATCATCAACGGGCTCACCGACCTGCACCACCCCTGCCAGATCATGGCCGACATCTTCACCGTGATCGAGCACAGGGGGGGGTACCAGGGGCTCAAGTTCGCCTGGATCGGCGACGGAAACAACATGGCCAACAGCTGGATCGAAGCCGCGGCCATCTTCGGCTTCGACCTGACCCTCGCCTGCCCCGAGGGGTACGACCCGAACCCGCAGGTGCTTGAGTGGGCGCAAAAGCACGCCAGCTCCAAGATCGTCGTCACCCGCGACCCGAAAGTCGCCGCCCAGGACGCGGACGTCTTGAACACCGACGTCTGGGCTAGCATGGGACAGGAAGAGGAGCAGAAGATCAGGGAGAAGGCTTTCGCCGGATTCCAGCTGAACGAGGAGCTCCTCGATCTCGCCAAGGGGAACGCCATGGTGCTGCACTGCCTGCCGGCCCACCGCGGCGAGGAGATCACCGACGACGTCATCGAAGGCCCCCACTCCGCGGTCTGGGACGAGGCGGAGAACCGGCTGCACGTGCAAAAGGCCATCATGGCCATTTTGATGAAATAATCGGACCGATCCAAACGATCCGACCGATCACACAAAGATAAGGAGAACCCATGGCAAAGAAAGAAGTGAAAAAGATCGTCCTCGCCTACTCCGGCGGGCTTGACACCTCCATCATCCTCAAATGGCTCAAAAACGAGTACGGCTGCGAAGTGGTCACCTTCTCCGCTGACCTGGGACAGGGAGACGAGCTGGAGCCGGTTCGCGAGAAGGCGTTCAAGACGGGCGCCGACAAGGTCTACATCGACGACCTGCGCGAAGAGTTCGTGCGCGACTTCGTGTACCCGATGTTCCGCGCCAACGCGATCTACGAAGGGTCTTATCTCCTCGGCACCTCCATAGCGCGCCCGCTGATCGCTAAGCGCCAGATGGAAATCGCCAAGATCGAAGGGTGCGACGCGGTCTCTCACGGCGCCACCGGCAAGGGTAACGACCAGGTTCGCTTCGAGCTCGCCTACTACCACTTCAACCCCGGCATCACCGTCGTGGCCCCGTGGAGGGAATGGAAGCTCAACTCCCGCCAGGCGCTGATCAACTACGCGAAGAGAAACGACATCCCGATCCCGATCACCAAGAAGCGCCCCTGGTCTTCCGACCGGAACCTTTTGCACATCTCCTTCGAAGGCGGCATCCTGGAGGATACCTGGCTGGAGCCCCCCGAGAACATGTTCGTGCTGACCAAGGCTCCGGAGAAGGCGCCGAACAAGCCGCAGTACATCGAGATCGAGTTCGAAAAAGGGAACGCGGTGGCTGTCGACGGCGTGCGCATGTCCCCGGCTGAGCTTTTGGCTCACCTGAACACCATCGGCGGCGAGCACGGCATCGGCCGCGTCGACCTCCTGGAGAACCGTTCGGTCGGCATGAAGTCCCGCGGCGTGTACGAGACCCCGGGCGGCACCATCCTGCGCGAGGCGCACATGGCCGTCGAGCAGATCACCATGGACCGTGAAGTCATGCACCTGAGGGACTCCCTGATCCCGCGCTACGCAGAGATGATCTACAACGGCTACTGGTTCTCACCGGAGCGCGAGATGATGCAGTGCATGATCGACGAATCCCAGAAGACCGTGAACGGCGTGGCAAGGCTGAAGCTCTACAAAGGTCACTGCCGCACCGTAGGCAGGAAATCCGAGAGCGACTCGCTCTTCAACCTCGACTTCGCCACCTTCGAGAAGGATCAGGTCTACAACCAGGCGGACGCCGAGGGCTTCATCAAGCTGAACTCCCTGAGGCTCAGGATCCGTTCGCTCATGCTGGCCAACAAGAACAAGTAAGGCAACTGGCAGTACAGGAGGGTCCATAGGGGCACGAAACCTTTCGTGCCCCTATCTCGCTTTATATGGAGCAAAACGAGTTCAAGGCGGGCCATATTGTCACCTCGGTGGTAGCCGTCATCATCGACACCGACGACCGGGTGCTTCTCACCAAGCGCAACGTCCCTCCCTTCCAGGGCGAATGGGTGATGCCGGGTGGGAAGATCGATCTCGGGGAGCCCATCGTAGCCGCGCTCAAGCGCGAGGTGTGGGAGGAAGTAGGCCTCGAAGTGGAGGTAGGGGAGTTGATCGACGTCTTCGAGCATGTGACGCCAGGCGAAGACAACTATCACTTCATCATAATCTATTACCGCTGCACCCCGCTTTACTGCGACGTGAAGCACAACCGGGACGAAGTGTCCGAGGCGCGCTGGGTAGCCGCCGAAGAATTGGCGGAGTACAAGATCCCCGCCGGCGCACGGTTCATTCTGGGAAAAACGTTTAAAACCGTTTAAAACCGTTTAGAACCGTTTAGAACCAATTGACAATTGATAATTGACAATTGACAATGGGAACCCCTTCTCAGCTCCACTGTCACTTGTCCATCTTCAACTGCCGCAGTTCTTTGTCATCATTTAGTGCAGCTACTTGTTCGTCAGTGCTCAGCTGTTCATTGTCAATCGTCAATCGTACATTGGTAAGTGAAGTTCAGCCGTTCGTTGTCAATTGTTGTGTTGGTGTTCAGGTTTTAGTTGTCAATTGTCAACCGTCAATTGGTTTACGGCCTTTCGTTGTCAATTATCAATTGTCAATTGTCAATTGGTTTACGGGGTTAGTGTGGTCAAGATCATCGAGAAACATGTCCAGCTCGATTTCCCCCTGGGCCATCACCTGCACTGTCTCATCGCCCAGATCCCGAACCGGCTGAGGCGCCGGGACCACCTCTTCACGCTGGAAAAGCCCGAAGAGCAGTGGCGCATGGTGCAAAGCGTGCTCGACCTCGTGGCGGCGGGCGACGGGAACCTGAAGCGGCTGCACTTTCTCATGTTCCCGGAAACTTCGGTACCGCTGTCGCACTTTGACGAGATGCTCTCGACCATCGAGCACAAGTTCCGCCCCAACACGGTGACCATGTTCGGCTTGGAACAGATCACCCTGGAGCAGTACCGCAGCCTGCTGATCCGGTTCCACGCGGACAACGCCGACGCCCTGGAATGCGTCGAGCACGACGTGGATTCCGGCGACATCCTCGGCATGCCGGTCAACTGGTGCTGCGTCGCCATCAAGGAATCGACCGGCAGGGTCCGGGTCTTCCTCGAAGCGAAGACGCACCCTTTCCGCGGCGAGGAGTTCCTGGACAAGGACCACGACCTGTACCGCGGGCGCCATTTCTACCTCTTCAGGGGGGAACCGGCCTGCTTCAACTTCATGACGATAATCTGCCTCGATTACCTCTACCGCGACCTCTACTCGTCCAACATCAAGCAGATCATCGATCACTCGAACCGGCTCTTTTTCACCATGAGGCAGTCCCTGGACGCCCTCTTCGTGATCCAGTGCAACCCGAAACCGGAGCACCGCTCCTATCGCGAGGTGCTCTCGGGCTTCTACGGCGAGTACCTTGAGGACACGCCGGGGGTGCGCGAAACGGTGACGCTCTTCGGCAACTGTTCCGACGAAAGCGAGATCCAGGGGGTCCGCTGCGCTCCCTGCTACGGGATTTCCTTCGTGGCTATCAGCGCGAAGCACAAGATGCCCCCTTACCAGGAGCGGGAGTTCTCCAGCGACGATTTCGACGGCGCGCCGGTCTGCCGCCTGCGCTTCAGCTCGGGAACGAGACTCTTCTATTTCAACCTCCCCCTGAACCACGAACTGGACCCGCGAACGTCCAGGGTTCCCCTCAAGGTGCACGCGGTGATGCGCTGGGCCGGCGAGGAGTGGGTCAAGGTGGGGGACGGCGAGGGGCAGTCCTCGCGGTAACCGGCAGATTTTTTTTAAAAGCACGCATCCCCCCTCCCCTTGCGGGAGGGGGTTAGGGGGTGGGGGTAGGCGCAACGACAGCGCTTATTGCAGCTCCACCCACCCCCCGGCCCCCTCCCGTCCAGGGAGGGAGGGGCGAAAACCAGCAGCAGGAGACAAACATGTCCAAAGACAAGCTGTGGGGCGGGCGTTTCACCCAACCCACCGACAAGTTCGTAGAAGAATTCACCGCCTCCATCAACTTCGATAAGCGCCTGTACCACCAGGACATCCGCGGCTCCATCGCCCACGCCACCATGCTGGGCAAGCAGGGGATCATCCCGGTTGCCGACGTCGAAAGCATCGTCTCGGGGCTGAAGACTATCCTGGAGCAGATCGAGGCGGGCGAGTTCGACTTCTCGGTCTCTTTGGAAGATATCCACATGAACATCGAGGCGCGGCTCTCCGAGAAGATCGGCGACGCCGGCAAGAGGCTCCACACCGGCCGCTCCAGAAACGACCAGGTGGCGCTCGACATCAGGCTCTACCTGCGGGACGAACTGGTGGAGGTCTCGGCGTACATCGACCTCCTGATCGACGCCATCATCCACCAGGCGGAGGAGAACCTCGGCGTGATCATGCCGGGCTTCACCCACCTGCAGACCGCCCAGCCGATCCTCTTCTCGCACCACATGATGGCCTACCACGAGATGCTCAAGCGGGACAAGGCGCGTATGGAGGACTGCCTGAAAAGGACCAACGTGCTTCCCCTGGGCGCAGGCGCCCTGGCCGGGACCACCTTCCCCATCGACCGCGAGTATGTGGCGGAACTCCTCGACTTCGACGGTGTCACCCGCAACTCGCTCGACTCGGTCTCCGACCGCGACTTCGCCATGGAGTTCTGCGCCGCCTCGTCGATCCTGATGGTGCACCTCTCCCGCTTCTCGGAGGAGCTGATCCTCTGGTCCACCAGCGAGTTCAAGTTCGTGGAGCTCTCCGACTCCTTCTGCACCGGCTCCTCCATCATGCCGCAGAAGAAGAACCCGGACGTCCCGGAGCTGGTGCGCGGCAAGACCGGCCGCGTCAACGGCAACCTGGTGGCCCTCTTGACCCTGATGAAATCGCTCCCGCTCGCCTACAACAAGGACATGCAGGAAGACAAGGAGCCGTTATTCGACACCATCGACACCGTGAAAGGGTGCCTCAAGGTCTTCGCCGACATGGTGCGCGAAATGAAGATCAACCCGGAGCGGATGAAGACCGCCGCGGCAGCGGGTTTCTCCACCGCGACCGATGTGGCCGACTACCTGGTGCGTAAGGGAATCCCCTTCCGCGACGCCCACGAGATCGTTGGTAAGACGGTGCGCTACTGCATCGAGAACGAGATGGACATCCCCGAGCTTTCGCTTGCCGAGTGGCAGCTTTTCTCCGGGCGCATCGAGGAGGACATCTTCGAATCGATCACCCTGCAGGCCTCGGTCAACGCCCGTCGCGCGACCGGCGGCACCGCGCTGGAGCGGGTGCGCGCGGAGATCGCCCGGGCCAAGGAAGGTAGGTAACCGGTGGCGGTCTTGAGGGGAATTTGCTGCGGCTTCATCCTGGCGGCGACGCTGGCGCTTCTTTCCGGCTGCGGCAAGAAAGGACCGCTGGTGCCGCCGGAAGCGCTGGTGCCGGCGCCGGTCACGAACCTGGCGCTGGCCCAGAAGGATGGACGGTTCCAGGTGAGATGGTCCGCGCCTTCGAAGCAGGAAGGGGGCGCCGCGCTTAAGGACCTGGCCGGCTTTCTCCTGTTCAAGCGCGTAGTGCTCCCCCCCAACGACGATTGCGAGGAATGCGCGACCGCCTACGGCGAACCGGTGAAGATAGAAATCGAGTACCCCAAGGCGGCAAAGCGCTCCGGGAACTTCTGGGTCTACGACGACCGCGACCTGACCACCGGGAAGCTGTACCAGTATAAGCTCCGCTCCTTCACGACGGCAGGTGTCCAGAGCAAGGATTCCAACCGGGTGCGCCGTACCGCGGCCATCCCACCGCTCCCCCCCGTGCTGGAGGCCGCATCCTCCGCCGAAGCGGTGACGCTTTCCTTTGTGGGGCTCCCCCCGGAGCAGGGAACGCCCGCCGGGTACAACATCTACCGCAGCAAGAAGGGGGAAGAGTTCCCCCTCTTCCCGCTCAACGCGACGCCGGTCACCGCCAACAACTACATAGACCACCTCCCGCAATTCGGCGTTCCCTTCAGCTATGCGGTCACGAGCGTCGCCACGGTAGGGGAAGAGACCGTAGAGAGCGCACCCTCAAACGTTGCGGAAGGTTCCCTGACGCTTCCTGAATAACCCCCTCTCCTTGCCTTTTTAAGAGGTTCATGATAATAACCGAGGGCACGAATTAACCTTTTCAGGCGCCGTCTGGGCGCCTTTTGGAGCGGTCATGAAGATCACAAGAGAACAGGTGGAGCATGTGGCGCGGCTCGCCCGGCTGGAGCTTTCCGAAGCCGAGCTGGACACCTTCACCGGGCAGATGGACTCGATACTTTCCTACGTGGAGAAGCTGAACGCACTGGACACCGAGGGGATCGTGCCGACCTCCCACGCGGTCCCGATGGAGAACGCCTTCAGGGCGGACGAGGCGACCGGCTCGATCGGCGTCGAGGCGGCCCTGGCCAACGCCCCCCTGCGCGCCCAGAGCTTCTTCAGGGTTCCCAAGGTCATCGAGTAAAGGCAGTCTGAGTCTGACAGGTCTGACAGCTGAGACTGACCACAAAATCGCTCAACACCGGAGTTTTGCAATGGAAATTTTCGACCTAACCATACACGAGCTGCATGAGAAGCTGAAGGCGAAGGAGGTCTCTTCCGTCGAGGCGACCCGCGCCATGCTGGACCGGATCGAGGCGGTGGACAGCCAGGTGAACGCCTACATCACCGTGACCCCGGAGCAGGCGCTGGTACAGGCTGAGGACGCGGACCGCCGCATCGCCGCTGGCGAAATCGCGCCTCTGACCGGCATCCCGGTCGGCCTCAAGGACATATTCGTCACCAAGGGAATCCGCACCACCTGCGGCTCGCGCATCCTGGAAAACTTCGTCCCCCCCTACGACGGCACAGCGGTAGCAAAGCTTAAAGAGCAGGGCGCGGTCATCGTCGGCAAGCTGAACCAGGACGAGTTCGCCATGGGCTCCTCCAACGAGTCGAGCTACTTCGGCCCCTGCAAGAACCCGTGGGATCTTTCCTGCACGCCGGGCGGCTCCTCCGGGGGCTCCGCCGCCGCCATCGCCGCACGCACCGCGACCGCGACGCTCGGAACCGATACCGGCGGCTCGATACGCCAACCGGCCTCGCACTGCGGCTGCGTGGGCCTGAAGCCGACCTACGGCAGGGTCTCCCGCTACGGCGTCATCGCTTACGCCTCCTCGCTGGATCAGGTAGGCCCGCTCACCCGCGACGTTACCGACTCGGCACTCCTTTTGGGAGCGGTGGCAGGTTACGACCCGATGGATTCCACCTCGGTCAACACCCCGGTCCCCGACTACGTCGCCTCCCTCGCCAAAGGCGTAAAGGGTATAAAGATCGGCCTTCCCAAGCAGTACTTCATCGAGGGTCTCGACCCGGACGTGAAGCGCGCCATGGACGAGGCGATCGCCATGTACAAGAGCCTCGGCGCCGACATTCGTGAAGTGAGCCTCCCCAACACCGAGTACGCCGTCGCCACCTACTACATCATCGCCACCGCAGAGGCTAGCGCCAACTTGGCCCGCTACGACGGCGTCCGCTTCGGGCACCGCGCAGAGGATGCCAGGGGCCTGGCGCAGATGTACTCCAAGAGCCGCGCCGAGGGGTTCGGCCCCGAGGTTAAGCGCCGCATCATGTTGGGAACCTACGCCCTTTCCTCCGGCTACTACGACGCCTACTACGTCAAGGCGCAGAAGGTGCGCACCCTGATCCAGCAGGACTTCCTGAACGCCTTTAAGGAAGTCGACGTGCTGTTGACCCCGATAGCGCCCACCCCGGCCTTCAAGATCGCGGAAAAGCTCGAGGACCCGCTGCAGATGTACCTCTCCGACATCTTCACCATTCCGGTGAACCTGGCCGGAACCTGCGGCATCTCCGTTCCCGCCGGGTTCAGCGCCGCAGGACTTCCCATCGGGCTGCAACTGGTAGGGAAACCGTTCGGCGAGCAGGAAATCCTCACCGCCGCGTACTCCTTCGAAAGGGAGACGCAGTGGCACCTGAAGAAGGCGCCGCTGTAAAACAAAGTCAAAACCATTGGCACGGAGAACGTCTGAGGACTTCTGAGAAAACCGTGAACCAGAGAATTTAAGACTCAAAGCCTTTAGCGGTTAAGACCAAAAGCCGTTGTTTGGTTTGCTCAGATTTCCTCAGATTTTCTCCTTGCTAACGGTTTTAGGTTTTTTGGAGCTATCTATGAAATATCAGGTCGTCATCGGGCTCGAGGTCCACACCCAGCTCACCACCAACACCAAGATCTTCTGCGGCTGCTCGACCCGCTTCGGGGCGGAGCCGAACTCCCAGACCTGCCCGGTCTGCCTCGGCTTACCAGGCGCGCTCCCGGTACTGAACCAGCAGGTGGTGGAATACGCCATCCGCGCCGGACTCGCCACCAACTGCTCCATCACCAAAAGGAACGTCTTCGCCCGGAAAAACTACTTCTACCCTGACCTCCCGAAGGGTTACCAGATCAGCCAGTTCGACCTCCCCATCTGCCAGCACGGCCACCTGGACATCGAGGTGGAGGGCGAAAAGAAACGGATCGGGATCACCCGCATCCACATGGAGGAGGACGCCGGCAAGTTGGTGCACGCTGACATCCCCGGGGTGGACGATTCCTGCGTCGACCTGAACCGCGCCTGCACGCCGCTACTGGAGATCGTCTCGGAGCCGGACATGCGCTCCCCGGACGAGGCAATCGCCTACCTGAAGAAGCTGCACCAGATCGTCATGTATCTGGGGATCTGCGACGGCAACCTGGAGGAAGGGAGCTTCCGCTGCGACGCGAACGTATCGCTCATGCCGGTCGGCTCCAACGTCTTCGGCACCCGCGCGGAACTGAAGAACATCAACTCCTTCAAGTTCATCAAGCAGGCAATCGAGTACGAGATTGAGCGCCAGGCCGAGATCCTCGACGACGGCGGCAAGGTGGTCCAGGAAACCCGACTTTTCGACCCGAACACCGGCACCACCCGCTCCATGCGCGGCAAGGAGGAGGCGCACGACTACCGCTACTTCCCGGACCCCGACCTGGTCCCGGTGATCATCTCGGACGACTGGATCGAGAAGGTGCGCGGCGGGCTGCCCGAGCTTCCCGAGGCGAAGCGCGCGCGCTTCATGTCGGAAGGAGGGGCCGTATTTGGCGGCTCTGCATTCGGACTCCCCGAGTACGACGCCGAGGTCCTGGTGGCAAGCCGCGAGCTGGCGCAGTACTTCGAGGACACGGTCGCGCTCTTCCCGCAGGCCAAGACCGTCTCCAACTGGGTCATGGGCGAAGTCACCCGCGCCCTCAACGACGACAACAACCGCTCCATCGCCGAGTGCCCGGTCACCCCGGCTCTCTTGGCCGACCTCCTGAAGCTGATGGAGAAAGGGACCATCTCCGGCAAGATCGCCAAGACCGTCTTCGACGAGATGTACAAGACCGGCAAGGCGTCGGAGAAGATCGTCGAGGAGAAGGGTCTGGTGCAGGTCTCCGACACCGGAGCCATCGAGGCCATGGTGGACGAGGTGCTGGAGAAGAACCCCGGGCAGGTAGCCGAGTACAGGGGTGGCAAAGAGACCCTTTTCGGCTTCTTCGTGGGCCAAGTCATGCGCGCCTCCAAAGGGAAGGCGAACCCCGCCGTCGTAAACGAACTGCTGCTAAAGAAACTCAACAGCTAACTACGACACCATCTTTCAGACCGAACAACCTGCTCCCCCCCCTCCCTTGACGGGAGGGGGTCGGGGGGTGGGTGAAGCTGCCACCGGATCAGCCGTGGCGCCTTCCCCCCCCACCCCGACCCTCCCCCGCCAGGGGGGAGGGAGCAAAGACAGTGCTTTCGAGGTAGACGATGTCCTTCAGAACCATAGAGTGGCGCGACAACAAGGTGATCATGATAGACCAGACCAGGCTCCCGGCCGAGGAGGTCTACAACGAGTACACCGACTTTCAGGGTGTGGCCCAGGCCATTCGCGGCATGGTGGTGCGCGGAGCTCCCGCCATCGGCATCGCCGCCGCCATGGGGGTCGCTCTCGGGGCGCGCGAGATCATCGCCGACAGCTTCGACACCTTCTACCGCCAGCTCGAAAACGTCTGCGAAGTGATCGGACGCACCCGCCCCACCGCGGTCAACCTCTTCTGGGGCCTGGAGCGGATGAAGCGGGTCGCCCTGCAGCATAAGGAGCTGAATCTCAACTCGATCCGGGAACTGCTGAAGGCGGAGGCGATCAGCATCGAGACCGAGGACCTCGCCATCTGCAAGGAGATCGGCAGGCACGGCGCCGCGCTGGTCAAGGAGGGCGCCTCCATCCTCACCCACTGCAACGCAGGCGGGCTGGCGACGGCAGGTTACGG
Proteins encoded in this region:
- the argB gene encoding acetylglutamate kinase, producing the protein MQQLIEKASTLMEALPYIRRFSGKTIVIKYGGHAMADEKLRKSFALDVILLKYIGINTVVVHGGGPQINETLKRYGIVSEFVKGMRVTDKETMGVVEMVLTGQVNREVVGYINQNGGRAAGLSGKDGDLLICEKLLQEVKSEDGSTETVDIGFVGDVVEVNPAILQALEKGGFIPVIAPVGVGRAGESYNINADVVAGKVAAALNAEKLILLTDVSGVKSKEGELLSSIPLADVPALIDNGTVTGGMIPKVTCCTDALAAGVKKAHIVDGRIEHAILLEIFTNVGIGTEIQA
- a CDS encoding acetylornithine transaminase codes for the protein MNSAAWMEKADKYIMKTYGRYPLVPVKGDGCYLWDADGKKYLDFLAGVAVNNLGHCHPKVTAALAKQAAELIHCSNYYHIPQQIELAELLCGLSFADKAFFCNSGAEANEAAIKLARKYSREKYGVDRYEIITAISSFHGRTMATVSATGQEKVQKFFDPLLHGFRHVPFNDAKALKEAIGPCTCAIMLEPIQGEGGVVVPDAAYFQKVRQICDENNLILIFDEVQVGMGRTGKMFAHEHFGITPDIMTLAKALAGGAPIGTMLATEKLAAAFSPGTHGSTFGGNPLVTAAAVATIRAMQEEGVLNHCEEIGEYLMGELEALKHKFPGFITDVRGIGLMIGVELSIPGGDLVKTALSRGLLLNCAQEKVLRFVPPLIVGKKEVDEMLSILTGILQEL
- the argF gene encoding ornithine carbamoyltransferase yields the protein MKRDFLALSQFSKAELDAIFLLTKELKEKQKKGVEHHLLKGKSLAMIFEKSSTRTRLSFEIGMYQLGGHPLFISSKDSQMGRGEPIKDTARVMARYCDGVMIRTFAQETVEEFAKYASVPIINGLTDLHHPCQIMADIFTVIEHRGGYQGLKFAWIGDGNNMANSWIEAAAIFGFDLTLACPEGYDPNPQVLEWAQKHASSKIVVTRDPKVAAQDADVLNTDVWASMGQEEEQKIREKAFAGFQLNEELLDLAKGNAMVLHCLPAHRGEEITDDVIEGPHSAVWDEAENRLHVQKAIMAILMK
- a CDS encoding argininosuccinate synthase, with protein sequence MAKKEVKKIVLAYSGGLDTSIILKWLKNEYGCEVVTFSADLGQGDELEPVREKAFKTGADKVYIDDLREEFVRDFVYPMFRANAIYEGSYLLGTSIARPLIAKRQMEIAKIEGCDAVSHGATGKGNDQVRFELAYYHFNPGITVVAPWREWKLNSRQALINYAKRNDIPIPITKKRPWSSDRNLLHISFEGGILEDTWLEPPENMFVLTKAPEKAPNKPQYIEIEFEKGNAVAVDGVRMSPAELLAHLNTIGGEHGIGRVDLLENRSVGMKSRGVYETPGGTILREAHMAVEQITMDREVMHLRDSLIPRYAEMIYNGYWFSPEREMMQCMIDESQKTVNGVARLKLYKGHCRTVGRKSESDSLFNLDFATFEKDQVYNQADAEGFIKLNSLRLRIRSLMLANKNK
- a CDS encoding NUDIX domain-containing protein, with the translated sequence MEQNEFKAGHIVTSVVAVIIDTDDRVLLTKRNVPPFQGEWVMPGGKIDLGEPIVAALKREVWEEVGLEVEVGELIDVFEHVTPGEDNYHFIIIYYRCTPLYCDVKHNRDEVSEARWVAAEELAEYKIPAGARFILGKTFKTV
- the argH gene encoding argininosuccinate lyase — translated: MSKDKLWGGRFTQPTDKFVEEFTASINFDKRLYHQDIRGSIAHATMLGKQGIIPVADVESIVSGLKTILEQIEAGEFDFSVSLEDIHMNIEARLSEKIGDAGKRLHTGRSRNDQVALDIRLYLRDELVEVSAYIDLLIDAIIHQAEENLGVIMPGFTHLQTAQPILFSHHMMAYHEMLKRDKARMEDCLKRTNVLPLGAGALAGTTFPIDREYVAELLDFDGVTRNSLDSVSDRDFAMEFCAASSILMVHLSRFSEELILWSTSEFKFVELSDSFCTGSSIMPQKKNPDVPELVRGKTGRVNGNLVALLTLMKSLPLAYNKDMQEDKEPLFDTIDTVKGCLKVFADMVREMKINPERMKTAAAAGFSTATDVADYLVRKGIPFRDAHEIVGKTVRYCIENEMDIPELSLAEWQLFSGRIEEDIFESITLQASVNARRATGGTALERVRAEIARAKEGR